The following are encoded in a window of Brevibacillus sp. DP1.3A genomic DNA:
- a CDS encoding DUF421 domain-containing protein: MESIVEMVARAVLAFAIMMIITRMLGKQTIAQMTYHDFVAAITLGALTANLAFNNMVKISHLIVTLLTFSGIAYLLMIVSLKNRKMRKWFSGQPTVIIQDGRILEDNMRKLKLTLDTLNQELRERNIFNIEEVQYAVLELNGEVSILRKPQFLPVTRGDLKLKMGNRQTFPIELIMDGQIIQSNLRQHSLTIEWLLSQVGKKGLSIAEVNYAVISSNGHIYFDPYDDRISNPIDKE; the protein is encoded by the coding sequence ATGGAGTCTATTGTGGAAATGGTTGCGAGAGCAGTGCTGGCTTTTGCTATCATGATGATCATTACAAGGATGTTGGGCAAGCAGACGATCGCGCAAATGACGTATCACGACTTTGTTGCGGCGATTACTTTGGGGGCGCTGACAGCAAATCTTGCCTTTAACAACATGGTCAAAATATCGCACTTGATCGTGACGTTACTCACTTTTAGTGGTATCGCCTATTTGTTGATGATCGTCTCTCTGAAAAACCGGAAGATGCGAAAATGGTTTTCGGGCCAGCCGACGGTAATCATCCAGGATGGAAGAATTCTCGAAGATAACATGCGCAAGCTGAAGCTGACGTTGGATACGCTGAATCAAGAACTGCGGGAAAGAAACATTTTTAATATCGAAGAAGTTCAATATGCTGTGCTGGAGTTGAACGGAGAGGTATCAATTCTGCGAAAACCGCAGTTTTTGCCTGTTACTCGCGGAGATTTGAAACTGAAAATGGGGAACAGGCAGACATTCCCGATTGAATTGATCATGGATGGCCAAATCATCCAGAGCAACCTACGCCAACATAGCCTAACCATCGAGTGGCTACTCTCACAGGTGGGCAAAAAAGGCTTGAGCATCGCGGAAGTGAATTACGCCGTGATTAGCTCCAATGGACATATTTATTTCGATCCGTATGATGATCGTATCAGCAATCCGATCGACAAAGAATAG
- a CDS encoding S-layer homology domain-containing protein: MKVITVLLALILGLSSIYPAVSHAAPKFNDVDPKKYGWAMNSISFMVDKGVVSGYPDGRFQPERLVDKAEMTVMIYRLFDRYRPYKANQKTDYGDYHIERFADVPKNHWAYTEISSIVTRDWWNAVRYSSHGYFYFPDTKLNRIGAANVLPVFMLENQDIPAAEVLQILSTMRDIPIILSQYSLDPNSPEDFFQEDGRYNEDGRDQTNILYPLLFGQDGDEILFTDDYSGILGTNLALLQKTGIMTAWNGKFEGREMLTRAEAVTILHRFYNYLKQTGTLSQYSSK, from the coding sequence ATGAAAGTCATCACGGTGTTACTTGCACTCATTCTGGGATTATCTAGTATTTATCCTGCGGTTTCTCATGCTGCACCGAAATTTAATGATGTCGATCCAAAGAAATACGGCTGGGCCATGAATTCGATCTCCTTCATGGTAGATAAGGGTGTGGTGAGCGGTTATCCTGACGGTCGCTTCCAGCCTGAAAGATTGGTCGACAAGGCAGAAATGACTGTTATGATCTATCGCCTGTTTGATCGTTACAGACCGTACAAAGCTAACCAAAAGACAGATTATGGCGACTATCACATCGAGCGATTTGCCGACGTGCCAAAAAATCACTGGGCGTACACGGAGATCAGCTCGATTGTCACACGAGACTGGTGGAACGCTGTCCGCTATTCGTCCCATGGCTACTTTTATTTCCCAGACACGAAACTAAATCGAATTGGTGCGGCAAACGTCCTGCCCGTCTTTATGTTAGAAAACCAAGACATTCCAGCGGCAGAGGTCTTACAAATCCTCTCTACCATGCGGGATATTCCCATCATCTTGAGTCAGTATTCGCTTGACCCAAATTCGCCTGAAGACTTTTTCCAGGAGGATGGTCGGTACAACGAAGATGGGAGAGACCAAACGAACATCCTCTATCCGCTTCTCTTTGGCCAAGATGGCGATGAAATATTGTTTACGGATGACTACAGTGGAATCCTAGGAACCAATCTCGCCCTCTTGCAAAAAACAGGGATCATGACTGCATGGAACGGCAAGTTCGAGGGTCGAGAAATGCTGACTCGCGCAGAGGCTGTCACTATTTTGCACAGATTTTATAACTATTTGAAGCAAACAGGCACACTCAGCCAATACTCGAGCAAATGA
- the ahpC gene encoding alkyl hydroperoxide reductase subunit C translates to MSLIGTEVLPFKAQAFQKGKFLEVTEANFKGQWSVVCFYPADFTFVCPTELEDLQNQYATLKELGVEVYSVSTDTHFTHKAWHASSEAIGKVEYIMIGDPSHVISRNFDVLIEAEGLADRGTFIIDPDGVVQAVEITAGGIGRDASALINKIKAAQYVRNNPGEVCPAKWQEGGKTLKPSLDLVGKI, encoded by the coding sequence ATGTCACTCATCGGAACTGAAGTATTGCCTTTCAAAGCACAAGCATTCCAAAAAGGTAAATTCCTCGAAGTAACAGAAGCAAACTTCAAAGGTCAATGGAGCGTAGTATGCTTCTACCCAGCAGACTTTACTTTCGTTTGCCCTACTGAACTTGAAGATCTGCAAAACCAATATGCAACTTTGAAAGAACTCGGTGTTGAAGTATACTCCGTTTCCACAGATACGCACTTCACTCATAAAGCATGGCACGCAAGCTCTGAAGCAATTGGTAAAGTAGAATACATCATGATCGGCGATCCTTCCCATGTTATCTCCCGCAACTTCGATGTATTGATCGAAGCTGAAGGTCTGGCAGATCGCGGTACATTCATCATCGACCCAGACGGTGTCGTTCAAGCTGTTGAGATTACTGCAGGTGGCATTGGCCGTGATGCAAGTGCTCTGATCAACAAAATCAAAGCAGCACAATATGTTCGCAACAATCCAGGTGAAGTTTGCCCAGCAAAATGGCAAGAAGGTGGCAAAACACTGAAACCAAGCCTTGATCTCGTAGGCAAAATTTAA
- a CDS encoding PH domain-containing protein produces MPSPINAPQKCLSKDAFKVQLITEGITVVIGLVILAVLYYLDDRFAWKEWIGWSLHGLLVIGVIATIWSFVEPYFLYKSWRYDIDEDFLQMKFGVIIERHFLVPMTKIQAVSSKQGPILRKYGLYTISIKTMGSSHEIPGLPGDVASQLREQIAHYAKLKEVE; encoded by the coding sequence ATGCCATCTCCAATCAACGCACCGCAAAAATGCTTGTCCAAGGATGCGTTCAAAGTACAGCTTATTACCGAGGGGATCACGGTTGTGATCGGGTTAGTTATTTTGGCCGTCCTCTATTATCTAGATGATCGTTTTGCTTGGAAGGAATGGATCGGATGGAGTTTGCATGGATTGCTCGTTATCGGTGTGATCGCGACGATTTGGTCGTTTGTCGAGCCGTATTTTTTATATAAAAGCTGGCGGTATGATATCGACGAAGATTTCCTGCAAATGAAATTCGGGGTGATCATAGAGAGACATTTCCTTGTCCCCATGACGAAAATCCAAGCAGTCTCATCGAAACAAGGACCGATTTTACGAAAGTACGGGCTGTACACCATCTCGATAAAAACAATGGGCTCCTCGCACGAGATTCCAGGACTGCCGGGAGATGTCGCTTCTCAATTAAGAGAACAGATTGCTCACTACGCCAAATTAAAGGAAGTGGAGTAG
- a CDS encoding VOC family protein, which yields MAIKKLEHVGLMVKDLETSITFYTEVIGMELKGKLAHSNGVITLAFLGFPGSTETELELIHGYSDSLPIEGKVHHLAFAVDNLEAEIDRLKQLHVSFIDQEITTLPNGSRYMFFKGPDGEWLELFESTRT from the coding sequence ATGGCGATCAAAAAACTGGAGCATGTGGGTTTGATGGTAAAAGATTTGGAGACCTCGATTACCTTTTACACCGAAGTGATTGGGATGGAGCTAAAAGGAAAGCTCGCTCATTCCAACGGAGTCATTACCCTTGCTTTTCTTGGATTTCCGGGAAGCACAGAGACAGAGCTGGAGCTCATTCACGGATATAGCGATTCGCTGCCGATAGAGGGCAAGGTCCACCACCTTGCGTTTGCTGTGGACAACCTCGAAGCTGAAATCGACCGTTTGAAGCAACTACATGTATCTTTTATCGATCAGGAAATAACCACATTGCCAAACGGTTCGCGTTATATGTTCTTCAAAGGTCCCGATGGGGAATGGCTGGAGCTGTTTGAAAGCACAAGAACGTAG
- a CDS encoding PH domain-containing protein, giving the protein MMEAKRYHPLNILFDLITQVKHLFFPALILFVFNYDSTNAFITYGRIVFYIYVVGMLVYLVLKWISYKYRLDDTAFHLYEGIFTKTKQTIPFTKIQNVNRHTTLLHRIFKVTSIRFETGMVGDDSSVEFAVISVIEADRLDAGAKGKEGDATSSEEISTPYTTPERIIHFTPTKKEIIKASFTSLSFLGMITLLVWAYFKLTEYIDVEEQVVGIYSLITSSWTWITLTAVGLLVLSIVFGMVTTYIRYGKYEISSDHERIYIAKGVIEETAFSIAKERVQAIKIKQSLLKRMLGLAEVKLTVVGGDSDSDKDKQDVSSLYPFLPVKRAYEMISEILPAYEVTEEMTSLPQKSLWIRLVRSSWIWIIGTGVLSYFKPNIWGWEQAWWVISIALTLLILAFEVIEFTNTRYTLNDHFIQFQTGSLTTTLFVSKREKIIEVNVKRGLLQKQLGLASIKTVNRAKPVSHKGVTDVPIELAEGFYQWYMGRRKEIKVE; this is encoded by the coding sequence GTGATGGAAGCAAAACGATACCATCCACTAAATATCCTTTTTGATCTCATCACTCAAGTAAAGCATCTGTTTTTTCCTGCGTTGATTTTGTTTGTGTTCAATTATGACTCGACGAACGCATTCATTACGTACGGGAGAATTGTTTTTTACATCTATGTAGTAGGGATGCTGGTCTATCTGGTTTTGAAATGGATTTCGTACAAGTATAGGCTGGATGATACGGCTTTCCATCTATACGAAGGAATTTTTACGAAGACAAAGCAAACGATCCCCTTTACCAAAATCCAAAACGTCAATCGACATACGACCTTGCTGCACCGGATTTTTAAAGTGACTTCTATCCGGTTTGAGACAGGGATGGTTGGGGATGATTCTAGCGTCGAATTCGCGGTGATTTCTGTAATCGAAGCGGATCGACTGGATGCTGGAGCTAAAGGGAAAGAAGGTGACGCGACCTCTTCAGAGGAAATCAGTACGCCGTATACCACTCCTGAGCGAATCATTCATTTTACGCCAACGAAAAAAGAGATTATCAAGGCTTCCTTCACTTCTCTCAGCTTCCTCGGGATGATTACGTTACTGGTATGGGCATATTTCAAGCTCACCGAATATATCGACGTGGAGGAGCAGGTAGTAGGTATTTATTCGCTTATTACGAGCTCGTGGACATGGATCACGCTGACAGCCGTTGGACTTCTCGTCCTATCCATCGTATTCGGCATGGTCACGACCTATATTCGTTACGGAAAATATGAGATTTCGTCGGATCACGAGCGGATTTACATTGCCAAAGGAGTCATCGAAGAAACAGCTTTTTCGATCGCAAAAGAGAGAGTGCAAGCGATTAAAATCAAACAATCCTTGTTAAAGCGCATGTTGGGCCTCGCCGAAGTCAAGCTGACTGTTGTCGGCGGGGATAGTGATTCGGATAAAGATAAACAGGATGTCAGCTCACTCTATCCATTTTTACCGGTAAAACGTGCGTATGAGATGATCTCAGAAATATTGCCTGCGTATGAAGTGACGGAAGAAATGACGAGTCTCCCTCAAAAATCATTATGGATTCGCTTGGTCAGATCGAGCTGGATTTGGATCATAGGCACAGGTGTGCTTTCCTATTTCAAGCCGAATATTTGGGGGTGGGAGCAAGCGTGGTGGGTTATATCCATTGCGTTGACACTGCTCATTCTGGCCTTCGAAGTCATTGAATTTACCAACACGCGATACACCTTGAATGATCACTTTATTCAGTTCCAAACAGGGAGCCTTACCACGACTTTATTTGTGTCAAAACGAGAGAAGATCATAGAGGTCAACGTCAAAAGAGGTCTCCTGCAAAAGCAGCTAGGACTTGCTTCGATCAAAACGGTCAATCGCGCCAAACCCGTGAGTCATAAAGGGGTAACAGATGTGCCGATAGAGTTGGCAGAAGGGTTTTATCAGTGGTATATGGGACGTAGAAAAGAGATCAAAGTAGAATAG